In the Desulfuromonadaceae bacterium genome, one interval contains:
- a CDS encoding glycosyltransferase family 4 protein, with translation MHLLIVVPPQVRTTGNRVTAKRLSAGVTALGHTVTIVPAEPTAISVALERGVDLALLLHAYRSGRPWLESGATLPYLVLLTGTDYHDGLAHPQHEPVIRDVLRRAGLIVIKNQRDLESLAQDHPEFARRLRYVAPGVVLGDAPCALRDQLGLSATDLLLLCPAGIRPVKGVLTLLELCDPLACRRAFHVAFCGPILDKGYGEQFLAAVAARHWAHYVGNILPAAIPAAMRQADVVLNNSVSEGLPNALVEAAALGRPILAHAISGNAAVVTAGVNGMLYRDAKEFTAAVIRLIDEPALRARLSQPNPERFSAKREAQAFAELCMTVLEEHQLNK, from the coding sequence ATGCACCTGCTGATTGTCGTTCCTCCACAAGTGCGCACAACGGGCAACCGGGTCACTGCAAAACGGTTAAGCGCGGGGGTGACGGCTCTTGGCCACACGGTGACAATTGTCCCGGCTGAACCGACCGCAATAAGCGTAGCACTGGAGCGCGGCGTCGATCTCGCGCTGCTGCTCCATGCCTATCGTTCCGGTCGGCCGTGGCTGGAATCGGGGGCGACATTGCCCTATCTGGTGCTGTTAACCGGGACCGACTATCATGATGGACTGGCGCACCCGCAGCATGAGCCGGTGATCAGGGACGTGTTGCGGCGGGCTGGGTTGATCGTCATCAAGAATCAACGCGACCTCGAATCGCTGGCGCAAGATCATCCTGAATTCGCCCGGCGACTGCGTTATGTGGCACCAGGGGTGGTGTTGGGTGATGCTCCCTGCGCATTGCGTGACCAGCTCGGTTTGTCAGCGACGGATCTCCTGTTGCTCTGCCCGGCCGGGATTCGTCCCGTCAAAGGGGTGCTCACATTACTTGAGCTCTGTGACCCGCTTGCATGTCGTCGCGCATTCCATGTTGCGTTTTGTGGGCCGATCCTCGATAAAGGGTATGGCGAACAGTTTCTTGCCGCCGTGGCGGCGCGCCATTGGGCGCACTATGTCGGCAATATTCTCCCCGCAGCCATCCCTGCGGCGATGCGCCAGGCCGATGTGGTGCTCAACAATTCTGTCAGTGAGGGGCTGCCGAACGCGCTGGTCGAAGCGGCGGCTCTTGGCCGCCCGATTCTGGCGCACGCTATTTCAGGGAACGCCGCAGTCGTCACAGCGGGTGTCAACGGCATGCTTTATCGTGACGCAAAAGAATTTACCGCCGCCGTCATACGCCTGATTGACGAACCGGCGTTGCGGGCGCGTTTGTCACAACCGAACCCGGAACGATTTTCCGCAAAGCGCGAAGCGCAAGCGTTTGCCGAGCTATGCATGACTGTGCTCGAAGAGCATCAACTGAATAAATGA